GATGGCGACGAAATGGGTCAACCCCCCGGTGATGGCGTGAACCGCCGAAACCGTCATGTCGTTCCAGAACAGGCTGCCGTCGGCACGGTAATTGCGCAACACAACATGCACTGAACCGCCGGTTTCCAGAGCTGTGCGCAGGCGCGCCAGATCGGGCTGATCGTAGTCGTCGCGGTGCAGAAAACGAGCATTGGTCCCCACCACGTCGGCGGCCTTGTAGCCGGTCATGCTCTCAAAGGCGGGGTTGACGTAAACCAGCGGGAAATCAGGTTGGGTGGCGTCGGCGATGGCGACGCCGTTGCTGACTGTCTGCAACACCTGCTCGCTTAGGACCAAGGTGGCTTCGGTGCGGGCGCGCAGGATCAACGACCGGGTCAGGATGGCGGTCAGGACCAGCAGCCCCAGGCCCAGGCCGCCCACCGGCCACAGCAACGGCAATGACGCGTCCCGCCACAGGGACAGAACGTCATCGCGCGACAGACCGACGGAAATCACCACCGGCCAATTGGCGGTGGTGCGATAGCTGGTGATGCGCTCGGTGCCGTCGGTATCGGTCAGCAGGAAGGTGCCGAACTCGGACTTTTTCAGCTGCTCGGCGAACAATGTATCACCGGCATGGTCGGCGGCGGCGAAACCGCCGTCATCCTCGTCGCCGGCCAGCAAGGTACCGTCATAACGCCACATGCGCAGCCGGGCACTGGGCGGCAGATCCAGGCTGGTGAACATGTCGTTGAAGTGAAGCGGGTTGACCGCCGCCACCAACAGGGCGTCGCCTTGACCGCTTCGGGATTTCAGTACCCGGAAAAACGGGATGAAATGGTGAATATGGGGTGCCCCCGCCGGCCCCAGCATGCGCCCCGGTTGGCGGGTGCCGATCAAAGTCCCGCGCAACCCGCTGTCGGCCTGGGCGAAATAAGGTCGGGCATCCCATTGGGCGGTCAGCCGCCGGTCGCCGCTGTCGCCGAGGATACGACCATCGGCGGCGATCAGGGCCAGTTGACGGATATGGGGCATGAACGCCAGCAGACGGCGCAATTGCCCGTCGGCATCAGCGGGATTGGCCGGCCAGGAGTTTTCCTCGAACTGGGTGGCGGTGGCCAGCAGCAGCACATCCACCGACTGCACCGTACGCGCCACCGAACCGGTCACCGCCTGGGCGATGGTATGGGACGAATGTTCCGCCGCCTGCAACGCCATCAGGCGGGAATTGCGCATGGAGACCAGCAGCACGGCGGTCAGGCCCAAGACCGCCAACACACCGAACACCGCGACCATGACGATCAGACGGTTGGAATAAAGCCGCGTCACCGCGCCCATGGGGCGGCGGAGCAAGCCTCCGGTCTCGGATGCTATCAGCGGACTCAATCTTATCCCCCAAAAGTGATATATCTTGCCGCTGGATTATTGACGGAGCAACGCCATGCGTAAAGCATGCCTTTTGACAGCCCTGGTTTGTACCACACTTTTTTGTGGCACGATCCTCTCTCAAGCTCAGGCGCAAACCGCTTCGCGCCTGGATCGGATCAAGTCCGCCGGCAAGGTTCGCGTGTGCATCTGGCCCGACTATTACTCCATCACCTACCGCAACACCCGCACCGGCGCCCTGGAAGGCATCGACATCGAATTGGCGCGGGAACTGGCCGCCGATCTGGGCGTGAAGGTGGAATTCGTCGATTCGTCGTTCAAGACCCTGATCGCCGACCTGACCGAGGATAAATGCGACGTCAGCATGCATGGTATCGGCATCACTCCGGCGCGGCAGGAAAAGCTGGATTTCAGCCGTCCGCATCTGCGCAGCGGTATCTATGCCATCACCACCAAGACCAATCCGGCGGTCGCCACCTGGGCCGACATCGACAAGCCCGGAATCGTCGTCGCCGCCCAGGCCGGTACCTACATGGTTGACGTGATGAAGGCCGAGTTGAAGCAAGCCAGCCTGAACGTGGTCGCCACCCCGGAAGCCCGCGAACAGGAAGTGATGAGCGGACGCGCCGATCTGTTCATGACCGACTACCCTTACAGTCGCAAGATGCTGGCTCGCCACGATTGGGCCAAATTGCTGGCGCCGCCGACGCCGCTGGCTCCCACCGCCTATGCCTATGCAATGGCCAAGGGCGATCGCCTTTGGCGCGACACCGTCGACGGCTTCGTCGAACGGGCGAAAAAGGATGGGCGCCTGTTGAAGGCGGCTACGAACAACGGCCTGGAAGCCATTGTCGATAAAGACTAACTACTCCCAGCCATAGGCATCCATGGCGATCACCCCGTGCTCCACCGACCGGTGCAGAACCGCCCCCTTAGCGGAGGCGGCGCCGGCGGCGACGAACAGCGGCAACAGATGTTCGTCGGTGGGGTGATTGTCCATGGCATGGGGGGCCAGACAGCGATATTGCGTCAGATCGTCCTGGCGCCCCTGTGTCACCGCCGCGGCCAGCCAGTCGGTGAAGGCGGTGACCCAGGGCAAGGCCGTTTCGTCGCGCTCGCGTCCGGCATAGGCGGCGAGATTATGGGTCGCGGCACCGCTGCCCAGGATCAGCACGCCTTGGTCGGTCAGGGGCTGCAAACAGCGGCCCAGTTGGAAATGTGCTTCGGGGCCAAGGCGGCGCCCCAGCGACAGCGGCACCACCGGCACATCCGCCTCGGGCCACAGCAATTTCATCACCGTCCACAGGCCATGATCCAGCCCTCGGCGCGGATCAAGACGGGCGCCGGTCAGCTCCGCCACCCGTACCGCCAAGGCGGCATCACCGGGGGCGGCATAGGTCATGGCGTAAAGCGGCGGCGGAAAGCCGAAAAAGTCGTGGATGGTTTCCGGCATGGCGGCGGCGCCGACGGCAAAACCATCGGTGCGCCAATGGCCCGAAATCGCCACCACCGCCTTGGGGCGCACCATGGTGCGCCCCAGTTCCATGAGAAAATGACTGGCCGGAGACGCTTCCAGGGCGATCATGGGCGAGCCATGAGAGACGAACAGCGACTTCAGCCCGGCCATGATCAGATTTCCTTGCCGATGATGGCGTCGACGGAATAACGCCCGCCGCCCTTGACCGCGTAGCCCAAGGTGACCACCGCCCACAGCAGCGGATATTCAAAACCGCCGGCACTCCAGAAGAACCCCGCCCCCAGATGCACCTGCAAGGCGGCGACCAGCAACAAGCCGGTGGCCAGGGCCGCCGCCGGGCGGGTGAACAGGCCCAGGGCCAGGGCCAGACCGCCGAAGAACTCGATCAGACCGGCGGCCAAAGCGACACCCGCCGGCAGACCCAGCTTGGTCTGGAAGAACTGGTCGGTGGCCGACAGGCCGTAACCGCCGAACCAGCCGAACAACTTTTGCGCCCCGTGGGGGACCAGGAACAGACCGGCGACCACGCGTACCAGCGGATCGGCCAAGGGCGACAGGGCAGCATAAACCGGGGCCAAGGCGGGAATGACCGGGGCGGAAGCAGAACGAAGGATATGGGTATTCATCGGGGCTCTCCAAACTGGACAATTAAGCTGTGACGAAGATGCCGCTTTGCCGATCAATCAACAATTATGTATATTTTTGACATATCGTTGCATGAAACAGGACAATGATGGACCAGTTCGCCGCCCTGACCGCCTTTGTCCAGACCGTGGAATGCGGCGGTTTCACCCAGGCCGCCCGCCGCCTGGGCCAGTCGAAATCGCTGATCAGCCGCCAGGTGGCCCAGTTGGAAGCGCAATTGGGGGCGCGGCTACTGCAACGCACCACCCGTAAGCTGTCCACCACCGAGGCTGGCCAAGCCTATTATCAGCGCGCCCAACGCATCCTGGCCGATCTGGCCGAAGCATCGGCGGAAATCGGCCAGTTGCAATCCATGCCGCGCGGCAAGCTGCGCATCAGCGCGCCCATGTCGTTCGGGGTGCTGCATCTGACTCCGGCCCTGCCCCGCTTTCTCGAATCATGCCCGGAATTGGAAATGGATCTGGCTTTGACCGACCGTTTCGTCGATCTGGTGGAGGAAGGTTTCGACGTCGCCGTACGCATCGGTCGGCTGGCTGATTCCAGCCTGATCGTCCGCCGCATCACCCCGATCCGCCGGGTGTTGTGCGCCAGTCCGGCCTATCTGGCCCGCTGCGGACACCCGCAACGCCCCGCCGATCTGGCTCACCATGCCTGTTTGGGGCACCTGGAAATGGGATCGTCGGAATGGCGTTTCCTTACCGCCGATAATGGGTTGGAAACCGTTCGCGTATCGTGTCGGTTCCGCGCCGGCAATGGCGAGGCGCTGCGCACCATGGCCCTGGCCGGGCTGGGCTTCGTCTATCTGCCCAGCTTCTTCATCGGCGCCGATCTGCGCGCCGGCACCCTGGTATCGGTGCTGGATCAGTACGTCCCCCAGGACAGCGCCCTGTACGGCGCCTATCCCCATGGCCGCCATCTGTCGGCCAAGGTCAGGGTGTTCCTGGACTTTCTACAAACCGCCTTCGGCTCGGCGCCTTGGGATTAGGGCGTACTGGCGGCCAGGATCAGCGAGGTGTTGATGCCGCCGAAGGCAAAGTTGTTGCTCATCAGATAGCGGGGTTTGGTCAGGCGCGGCTGGCCGCGCACGTAATCGAGCGCGGCGCAACGCGGGTCGACATTGTCCAGATTGGCGATGGGGCAAAACCAGCCGTCACGCATCATCTCGATGCCCAACCAGGCCTCGATGCCGCCGCAGGCGCCGAGCGAATGGCCGAAATAGCTTTTCAGCGAATGCACCGGCACGCTGTCGCCGAACAAAGCCGCCGTCGCCTGACTTTCGGCGATGTCGCCCCATTCGGTGGCGGTGCCGTGGCCGCTGACGAAACCGATATCGGCGGGACTCAACCCGGCATCGTCCAAGGCCATGCGCAAGGCCTGCTCCATGGTCGAGGCCTGCGGCTGGGTCACATGGTTGCCGTCGGAATTGGTGCCGAAGCCGACCACTTCGGCATAAATCTCGGCACCACGGGCGCGGGCGTGCTCCCATTCCTCCAAGATCAGGGTGCCGGCGCCCTCGCCGATCACCAAGCCGTCACGGTCACGGTCGAATGGACGCGGGGTCGCCTCGGGCGTGTCGTTGCGCACAGAGGTGGCGAACAAGGTATCGAAAACGGCGGCGTCGGTGATGTCCAGTTCCTCGGCCCCGCCGGCGATCATCACCTCGGCTTTGCCCCAGCGGATGGCCTCGGCGGCATAACCGATGGCCTGACTGCCCGAGGTGCAGGCGCTGGATGACGGGATCATCCGCCCGGTCAGGCCGAAGAACAGGCCGATATTGACCAGGGCGGAATGGCTCATCATCTGGATATAGGTGGTGGCGTTCAGATGGCGCGACACCCCGCTCATCTTCAATTCAAAGAATCCCAGCACCGAATCGGGCGAACCGAACGACGAGCCATAGGCCGCCCCCGCCCGCCCGCTGGTCAGCACCGGGGCGCCCAGCAATCCGGCATGATCCAAGGCCCGTTCCGACGCCGACACCGCCATGGTGGCGACCCGGCCCATGGTGCGGGCCTTCTTGCGCGGCCAATGGGCGGGGGTGGCGAAATCCAGAACCGGTGCCGCCAGACGGGTATTGACGCTTTCAAAGCGGTCCCATTGGGGCCGCATGTCACGGATGCCGGTCCGGCCCTGGGCCATGGCCGCCTTGATGGTCGGCCAGTCGTGGCCCAAGGCGGTGATGCCGGCCATGCCGGTGACGGCGACGCGGCGCATCACACCATCCCCCCATTGACGGAAATCACCTGCCGGGTGACATAGCCAGCATCGGCGGAGCACAGGAACGATACCACCCCCGCCACCTCGGCCGGTTTGCCCAAGCGGCGCATGGGTACCATCTTCAACACCTCGTCCATGGGCAGATCGGCGACCATCTGGGTCTCGACCACGCCGGGAGCGACGCAATTGACGGTGATGGAGCGTTTGGCCAGTTCCAGCGCCAAGGCCTTGGTGGCGCCGATGATGCCGGCCTTGGCGGCGGAATAATTGACCTGACCGCGATTGCCCACCAGCCCCGACACCGACGACAAGGTGACGATGCGCCCGCCCCTTCGCGCCTGCACCATGGGCATGACCACGGGCCGCAACACGTTGTAGAACCCGTCCATGTTGGTCCCCAGCACATCGTCCCAATCGTCGTCGGTCATGGCCGGAAAGGCCGCGTCGCGGGCGATGCCGGCATTGAGCACCACGCCCCAATAGGCGCCGTGTTCGGCCATGTCGGCTTCCAGCTTGGCCTTGGTGCCGTCGCGGTCGGCGATGTCGAACTGCAACAGCCGCGCCTGGGTGCCGATGGCATCGGCGACCCGGGCGGCGCCGTCACGGTCGGAATGATAATGGACGACGACATTGAAGCCGTCGCGGCCCAGCCGCTCGGCGATTGCCGCACCGATGCCCTTACTGGCCCCGGTCACCAGAATGGTGTCAGCCATGTTCCCCCCTTAAGCGCGCCAAGGCCGTTTCCTGGTCCGGCGGTTGATACAGACTTAACTGCGCGGCGGCGGCCTCGGCCCCCGCCAGCAGGATGCGGCAGTCATAGACGCCCATGCCGTCATCGTTGAACACCCGATGCACCAGCACATCCAGCACCGCGCCGGGCGGAAACCAGGACAGATGTGCCACATAGGACCGGGTGCCGAGCAGGAAACCCAGGCGCACGCCCGTGCCCGCCTGCCGGGCCAAGGCCCCCACATGGACGCCGCAGGCCTGGGCCATCATCTCCATGCCCACATGGGCGGCAACCCCCTGGGGCCGCAGGAACGGATGGTCGGGCCGGATGTCGGCCTGCACATGGGCATTGTCCTGGTCGAAGGACAGCAAGCGGTCGACCAGCACCATGGGCGGGCGATGCGGCAACAGGTCGGTCATGGTCCATGCGGTCATGACGTCCGCCCCAGCACCAGGGCGCAATTGCTGCCGCCAAAGGCGAAGGACGAACTGAGCCCGGCCACCGGCCCGATGGCCGGCAGGGTTTCACCGCCTTGCACCAGATGGATGGGCGGCATCTCCGGATCCAGGCTGCCGTCGCCGGCCTGGGGCGGCAACAGGCCCGCTGGGTTCCACCCGGACGACAGGGTCAGCCACAGCAAGGCGGCTTCCACCGCCCCGGCGGCGCCCAGGGTGTGACCGGTCAACGCCTTGGTCGAACTGCACGGAACATGCGGGCCGAACAATGCGTTGACGGCGCGCGCCTCCATGGCGTCGTTCAGTTGGGTGGCGGTGCCGTGCAGGTTGACATAGGCGATCTGGTCAGGGCGCAGCCCGGCATCGGCCAAGGCCGCTTCCATGGTTTCCCGCGCGCCGCGCCCGTCAGGTTCGGGGGCGCTGAGGTGATGGGCATCGGATCGTTCGCCCACACCCAAAAGGGCGATTTCCGCTGGATCGGGGCTCAGCAGGAACAGCGCCCCGCCCTCGCCGATGGTGATGCCGCGCCGCTGGGCGGAAAACGGCAAACACGGTTGCGGCGACACCGCCCCCAGGGCGGAAAAGCCGGCGACCGTCAGGCCGCACAAGGTATCGGCGCCGCCGACAATGGCGGCATCGGCCAGCCCCTGACGGATCAGCCGCCGGGCCGAGGCGAACACCTTGGCGCTGGACGAACAGGCGGTGCCGACCACATAGGCCGGTCCGGTCAGCCCCAGATTGTCGGCGATGAAACTGGCGGCGCTGCCGGTTTCCTGCTGGCTGTAATGGAAACCGTCGGGCCACGATCCGGTGTTCAGCCGACGGGCCAGCGCCGCTTCGCCCTCGGCGATGCCCGAGGTGCTGGTGCCCACCACCACGGCGATGCGGTCGCGGCCATAACGGGCGATGGCCTTGGCCAAGGGTTCGGCCATTTCCGCCAGCAACCAAGCCAGCAGCCGGTTGTTGCGGCTGTCGCCCGGCTGATTTGGCTCTTCCGGCAGATGCCCCAGCGGCACCGGATCGCCGGCCCGCTGGATCAGGCCGCCCCGGTCGCCGGCCAGCAGGCCACGCATATTGGACTCCTTGCCCAGGCCCAGACAGGTGGCCACCGCCATGGCCGGCAGGTACAGGAGCGCGCTCATGACGGCAACCGGCTGGAAACGACGTGGATGCGGTACTCCCACACCCGGTTGTGCAAGGTGACGCTGCCATTCCACGGATCGGCATCGCCGCTGATCTCGACCATTACGGCGCCATCGCGGCGCAAGGACCGGCTGGTGCCGTCCGCCTCGACCGAGGCGCCGTCCACATGGGTGCGCAACACCTCCACCGGCCAATACATCAGCATGATGTCGGCCAGCATGTTGGCCGGCGGCGGCAGGCTGGCGGGCAGCCACGACGCCTTGTCCACCTCAAGCGATCCGTTGCCCCAACGGATGGTCATGGCCCGCCGGCCCATACCGTCGGTGGTCACCAGGATCAGGCGGTCCGCATTCACCGACAACCGTCCTTCAAAGGTGAAGCCGTCGCCGCCGTGACTGGCGGTGACCAATTGTGCCGCCTCGACGGTTTCGCCCAGCGAGGCCGGATCGGGCAGGCGCAGGCTGACCTGGGGGGCAAGGACCACCGGCCCGCCCGCAGGCGGCTGCAGGCTACAGGCGGCCAACAGGCCGACCAGGATCAGGGAAAGGAGATGGCGCACCATGATGGGGGCAGCATATACATCAATCATGGTGAGCCTGCCAATTGCATGCGCGTTTTGGCCGTACCCGCCCGGCCAGGGGCGCCAGCAAGGCCGACAGCACGATACCGGTCAGCATGACGGCGCCGAACGAGCGCACGCCCTGCACGCCGCTGAAGGCCAACAGGCCGAAGGACAAAACCGTGGTCAGCGTCGCCAGCAAGGTGGCCAGGATGGTCAGCGGATCGCGGCCCTGGCCGCTTTCGGCGCAAAAAACGGCATAATCGACACCGACCGAGGCCACCAGAATCAAAGCCATGGCGGCGAAAAAGGTAAAGGGCTGACCAACCAGCGCCAGCAAAAGCGGGGTCAGCAAGATTGCGGCCAGGGGCGGCACCATCACCCACAATCCGCCCGTGACGCCATAGCGCCACATCAGCAAGGGCAGCATCAGCACCAGGGATATGGCCAACAGCCACAAGGCCCGCTGGCGGTACTGGCCCAGCAAAGTCCCCATATCGGCGACCGGATCGATGAAGCTGATTCCGTCCAGACCATTGGCGGCGTCGCGCAACTTGGCCAGATCGGTGGCATTGTCGAGCGCGACCAGATGCATTCCCGGCGCCAGCACCAGCCCCGACAGCACCGGCATGGCCCCGGTGGCCATCACCTGCTCCAATTCCAGCATCTCCGACGCCACCGGGGCCAAGGCCATGGGCAGACCGATGGCGGCGGACAGCTCGGCCAAGGGTGCCCCGTCCAGATGCTGCCCCGTCAACCGGATGTTGTCGACCTGCCGCTGGACCGAGGGGACGAAACGGGCGGGCGAGCGCCAATCGGCCAGCGCGCCTTGCCGGCGCAACTCCGCCAGCCGCTCGCCCAGGGCTTCTTCCTGGCGCAGCGCCGTCTGGGTGTCGCCAGCACGGACCAGATAGAATTGCCCCGCCCCGGCAAAGCCGGCCATGGCCTGCAATTGCGCCTGTTCGGCGGCCAGCGCCGGGTCCAGCGCCTGTTGCCGGCGCACATCGTCGTCAACCCGCAAGCGGGCGGCCCCCAACAGGGCCAGGGCCACCAGCCCCAGCAGCAGCAACCGGCGTCCCTGGTTGTCCCACAGAGCCCAAAAACCACGCCCCAGACGACCAAGCAGCGGCGGCAGCGGGCGGCAGCGCGAGCGATCGAGCAGCGGAAACCACAAAACGACGGCGGCAAAGGCGGCGATCAGACCAAAACCGGAAAACGCCGCCACCTGACGCAGGCCCGGTAACGGCGCCAGGGCCATGGCGCCATAGCCGATCAAGGTGGTCAGCAGGCCCAGGATCAGACCGGTACCCACATGGCGCAGCCGCTGGTGCGGCTCACCCTCGGCGAAGAGGCGGGCGAAGTAATGCAGGCTGTAATCGACGGTGATCCCGATCAGGCTGGCACCGAAAATAGCGGCGGTAACGTGCAGGAAGCCGAAGACCAGCAAGGTCGCCGACACCGCCACCAGCAGGCCCGAGGCGATGGCCAGCAAACTCAGCAGCAACGGCGACAGCGAGCGGAACACCACAAGCAGCAGCAGCACGGTGCCGATGGTCGAGATCACACCGATGAACGAGGTTTCGGCCATGGCCTGGGCCGCCCCGGCCTGGGCATAGAACACCGCCCCCAGCCGCAGCAGACGCAGGCCCGGCGCCTGCGCTGCCGCCAGTTGGGCGGCCTTGGCGTAGCCATCGACAAAGGCCTGTTGGTCGGACAGGCCATAGGCCCGACCGGTCAGCCGACCACTGACCAGTACCCAGGTGATGCCGTCGGTGGTGACGCTGGGCCAACCGTCAACCAGCGTCAACCGGCTGGCCGGCACCGGCAACGATGTCATGAAGGCCGGCAGCAGCAGAAACGGATCATTGGTCAGCAAGCGGGCATCGGCCATGCCGCCGATGCCGAACACCTGGGACAAGGTGCGGTCGGCCAAGGCCTGGGGATTGCCGTCCACCAGCGCCTGACGGTCGGCGGGCGCCAGCAATCCGGCCCGGTGCGGATGGTAAAGCCCGCCCAATTGGCGCAAGGCCTGGGCCGATGGCACGTCGCCGGCATCGGCCAGCAGGCCTTGCCCCATCAGGCTGTCACGCAGGGTTTGGGCGGCACCGAAGGCGGCCGCCGGGTCGGCGTGACCAGCCAGGACAGCGACCCGGCCCGACACCTGGGCGGCCATGTGGTCCTTGGCCCGCTGCACCATGGGTTGGCGTTCCTCTGCCGGCAGCAGGGCCAGCAGGTCGCTTTGCAGCGGCAGACCGCGCCACGCGGTCAGGCCCACATGGATGCCAGCGGCCAGCACCACAGCCAGCCAGAGCAGGGCGAACAGGCGCTGTTTCATCGCAGACCGGCGAAGGCCGCGGCTTCATCCGCCGTCAACGGCCCCGGATCGATGCTTTGGCGGCTGAACACCAGATGGTCGCGGTCGCCGTCGGGCTTTTCCACCTCGACCTCGTCGACGAAGGCGCCGATGCGGGCGCGGATGGCTTTGATCGGCTGGGCCATATCGGCGCGGCGCGGCACCAAGGTGACGGCGTCGCCCTGGCGGCTGACCACGAACTCGCCTTCCAACGCCCGCCAATCGCCGGCCATGGCCCCGGCCATCACCTCGTGCAGACGGGCCAGAAACGGCGCCTTGGTCGCCGACAGCCGCATGGTTTCCTTGCCGCCCAGACTTTGCGCCATGCCCGCCGGAGTGATGACGGTAAGGACGGCGAAGGGCTTGTCGCCCTGCCAGATCAACCCTTGACCAGGGGCGAGGACGAAGCGCCCCTCGGAGCGCACAGGCTGGGCGAAACCGGCCAAAAAGCGTTCCTGGGTGAAATGACCGCGCAGGATTTCTCCCGGTTTCAGGCTGACGGGGTCAGCCTGTACTGATAACGGCCACAGCAGGGCGAAAAGGGCGAGCAGACGGATCACAGCAGCCCCCGGACCCGGTCGGTCAAGGCCGCAGGCGATTCCAGGCACAATTCCATGGTTTCGGCCAACACCGCCACCTGAATGGTCTCGGCCTTGGTCAGGGTCTCGCCGCTGGCGTGATCCAACACCCGATACTCGATGCGCAAGCGGTTTTCGTATTCGCGCAAGCTGGCGATCACCCGCAATTCCTGGCCGAACCGGGCCGGACGCACGTATTTCAGCCGCATGTCGACGATGGGCCACATATAGCCGGACTGGGCCATTTCCGTGTAATTATAGCCGATCTTGTCGAGCAGGGCGCAGCGCGCTTGCTCGAGAAAACGGGCATAATTGCCGTGCCAGACCACCTGCATGGGGTCGAGGTCGTAGAATTGCACCTTCAAGGTGGTTTCAGCCGAGATCACCGCGTCGCGCCCCCTGCGCCCAGAAATCGAAGAAGTTGTACCATTGATAGGGATCACGCCGGCACTGGCTTTCCAGCCGCGCCGCATAGGCCTGGACCAGTTGCCGCAAGGCTTCCGCCCGCCGCCCGCGCGGCAGTTCCACCCGGTCGGCGAAGCGTTCCAGCACCATGGACCACTCACCTGCCCCGGTGCGGCGGCAAAACAGCAGATGCACCGGACATTCCAGCAAAGCCGCCAGAACCCATGGCCCAACCGAGAATTCCGCCGTCTCGCCCAGGAACGCGGCCTCGACCACCCGGCCTTGCGACAGCACCGGCACGCGGTCGCCGGCGATGGCGAT
This is a stretch of genomic DNA from Magnetospirillum gryphiswaldense MSR-1 v2. It encodes these proteins:
- a CDS encoding sensor histidine kinase, with product MLRRPMGAVTRLYSNRLIVMVAVFGVLAVLGLTAVLLVSMRNSRLMALQAAEHSSHTIAQAVTGSVARTVQSVDVLLLATATQFEENSWPANPADADGQLRRLLAFMPHIRQLALIAADGRILGDSGDRRLTAQWDARPYFAQADSGLRGTLIGTRQPGRMLGPAGAPHIHHFIPFFRVLKSRSGQGDALLVAAVNPLHFNDMFTSLDLPPSARLRMWRYDGTLLAGDEDDGGFAAADHAGDTLFAEQLKKSEFGTFLLTDTDGTERITSYRTTANWPVVISVGLSRDDVLSLWRDASLPLLWPVGGLGLGLLVLTAILTRSLILRARTEATLVLSEQVLQTVSNGVAIADATQPDFPLVYVNPAFESMTGYKAADVVGTNARFLHRDDYDQPDLARLRTALETGGSVHVVLRNYRADGSLFWNDMTVSAVHAITGGLTHFVAIQRDITEQEQNRVSLRQAYDRIERYSAELERFSFILAHHLQEPARHIVLYSQMISRALDENADLELRGNLDFLTRAGSRLKDLLRDVQLYLAMDRLAMVGGNAEAEMVLDKEWVNRSVGIDGAEMSSSALPRVQVPPRRLADLFAVLIDNSILFRHPDRPLRVTVEARRQDDGFWRFDFSDNGMGIPPEFLEKVFGVFERLHGREQFRGNGVGLAIARKLVETLGGRISAHSDGVSGTTLTFTLPEATE
- a CDS encoding ABC transporter substrate-binding protein, with the translated sequence MCIWPDYYSITYRNTRTGALEGIDIELARELAADLGVKVEFVDSSFKTLIADLTEDKCDVSMHGIGITPARQEKLDFSRPHLRSGIYAITTKTNPAVATWADIDKPGIVVAAQAGTYMVDVMKAELKQASLNVVATPEAREQEVMSGRADLFMTDYPYSRKMLARHDWAKLLAPPTPLAPTAYAYAMAKGDRLWRDTVDGFVERAKKDGRLLKAATNNGLEAIVDKD
- a CDS encoding DODA-type extradiol aromatic ring-opening family dioxygenase → MAGLKSLFVSHGSPMIALEASPASHFLMELGRTMVRPKAVVAISGHWRTDGFAVGAAAMPETIHDFFGFPPPLYAMTYAAPGDAALAVRVAELTGARLDPRRGLDHGLWTVMKLLWPEADVPVVPLSLGRRLGPEAHFQLGRCLQPLTDQGVLILGSGAATHNLAAYAGRERDETALPWVTAFTDWLAAAVTQGRQDDLTQYRCLAPHAMDNHPTDEHLLPLFVAAGAASAKGAVLHRSVEHGVIAMDAYGWE
- a CDS encoding DoxX family protein — its product is MNTHILRSASAPVIPALAPVYAALSPLADPLVRVVAGLFLVPHGAQKLFGWFGGYGLSATDQFFQTKLGLPAGVALAAGLIEFFGGLALALGLFTRPAAALATGLLLVAALQVHLGAGFFWSAGGFEYPLLWAVVTLGYAVKGGGRYSVDAIIGKEI
- a CDS encoding LysR family transcriptional regulator encodes the protein MMDQFAALTAFVQTVECGGFTQAARRLGQSKSLISRQVAQLEAQLGARLLQRTTRKLSTTEAGQAYYQRAQRILADLAEASAEIGQLQSMPRGKLRISAPMSFGVLHLTPALPRFLESCPELEMDLALTDRFVDLVEEGFDVAVRIGRLADSSLIVRRITPIRRVLCASPAYLARCGHPQRPADLAHHACLGHLEMGSSEWRFLTADNGLETVRVSCRFRAGNGEALRTMALAGLGFVYLPSFFIGADLRAGTLVSVLDQYVPQDSALYGAYPHGRHLSAKVRVFLDFLQTAFGSAPWD
- a CDS encoding beta-ketoacyl-ACP synthase produces the protein MRRVAVTGMAGITALGHDWPTIKAAMAQGRTGIRDMRPQWDRFESVNTRLAAPVLDFATPAHWPRKKARTMGRVATMAVSASERALDHAGLLGAPVLTSGRAGAAYGSSFGSPDSVLGFFELKMSGVSRHLNATTYIQMMSHSALVNIGLFFGLTGRMIPSSSACTSGSQAIGYAAEAIRWGKAEVMIAGGAEELDITDAAVFDTLFATSVRNDTPEATPRPFDRDRDGLVIGEGAGTLILEEWEHARARGAEIYAEVVGFGTNSDGNHVTQPQASTMEQALRMALDDAGLSPADIGFVSGHGTATEWGDIAESQATAALFGDSVPVHSLKSYFGHSLGACGGIEAWLGIEMMRDGWFCPIANLDNVDPRCAALDYVRGQPRLTKPRYLMSNNFAFGGINTSLILAASTP
- a CDS encoding 3-ketoacyl-ACP reductase FabG2, which encodes MADTILVTGASKGIGAAIAERLGRDGFNVVVHYHSDRDGAARVADAIGTQARLLQFDIADRDGTKAKLEADMAEHGAYWGVVLNAGIARDAAFPAMTDDDWDDVLGTNMDGFYNVLRPVVMPMVQARRGGRIVTLSSVSGLVGNRGQVNYSAAKAGIIGATKALALELAKRSITVNCVAPGVVETQMVADLPMDEVLKMVPMRRLGKPAEVAGVVSFLCSADAGYVTRQVISVNGGMV
- a CDS encoding 3-hydroxyacyl-ACP dehydratase; the protein is MTAWTMTDLLPHRPPMVLVDRLLSFDQDNAHVQADIRPDHPFLRPQGVAAHVGMEMMAQACGVHVGALARQAGTGVRLGFLLGTRSYVAHLSWFPPGAVLDVLVHRVFNDDGMGVYDCRILLAGAEAAAAQLSLYQPPDQETALARLRGEHG
- a CDS encoding beta-ketoacyl-ACP synthase encodes the protein MSALLYLPAMAVATCLGLGKESNMRGLLAGDRGGLIQRAGDPVPLGHLPEEPNQPGDSRNNRLLAWLLAEMAEPLAKAIARYGRDRIAVVVGTSTSGIAEGEAALARRLNTGSWPDGFHYSQQETGSAASFIADNLGLTGPAYVVGTACSSSAKVFASARRLIRQGLADAAIVGGADTLCGLTVAGFSALGAVSPQPCLPFSAQRRGITIGEGGALFLLSPDPAEIALLGVGERSDAHHLSAPEPDGRGARETMEAALADAGLRPDQIAYVNLHGTATQLNDAMEARAVNALFGPHVPCSSTKALTGHTLGAAGAVEAALLWLTLSSGWNPAGLLPPQAGDGSLDPEMPPIHLVQGGETLPAIGPVAGLSSSFAFGGSNCALVLGRTS
- a CDS encoding DUF3261 domain-containing protein; the protein is MIDVYAAPIMVRHLLSLILVGLLAACSLQPPAGGPVVLAPQVSLRLPDPASLGETVEAAQLVTASHGGDGFTFEGRLSVNADRLILVTTDGMGRRAMTIRWGNGSLEVDKASWLPASLPPPANMLADIMLMYWPVEVLRTHVDGASVEADGTSRSLRRDGAVMVEISGDADPWNGSVTLHNRVWEYRIHVVSSRLPS